One genomic segment of Pedobacter endophyticus includes these proteins:
- a CDS encoding S1/P1 nuclease, whose translation MTLKLIQKRLHIALIIGLLAYVPVQANAWGMIGHRVVGEVADSYLTAKARKAIQAILGSESLAMSANWGDFIKSDSTYNYMYNWHFVNLPGGLDKQGVYNILETEKAPNLYNKIIDLTAVLKKTSSTMAEKKLALRMLVHMAGDLSQPMHVAHKEDLGGNRVSVSWFNERSNLHRVWDEQLIEYQQLSYTEFARAINHPSAVELYNWKNTSLKDCVYESYTVCAKIYDQTKPDSKLSYRYNFDWVDTLNQQLLKGGVRLAKMLNDIYA comes from the coding sequence ATGACACTTAAATTGATACAAAAAAGACTCCATATTGCTTTGATCATAGGTTTGCTGGCCTATGTACCCGTGCAGGCCAATGCCTGGGGAATGATTGGCCACCGCGTTGTTGGCGAAGTTGCCGATAGTTATTTAACTGCTAAGGCCCGCAAGGCCATTCAGGCTATTTTAGGTTCAGAGAGCCTCGCCATGTCCGCAAACTGGGGCGATTTTATCAAATCCGATTCAACCTACAATTACATGTACAACTGGCACTTTGTTAATTTACCCGGCGGATTAGATAAGCAAGGTGTTTACAATATTTTAGAAACCGAAAAGGCGCCAAACCTTTACAATAAGATTATCGATTTAACGGCTGTTTTGAAGAAAACAAGCAGCACCATGGCCGAGAAGAAACTAGCGCTGCGGATGCTCGTTCACATGGCAGGCGATTTATCCCAACCTATGCATGTGGCACACAAAGAGGACTTGGGCGGTAACCGGGTTTCGGTTTCATGGTTTAATGAGCGATCGAACCTGCACCGTGTTTGGGATGAGCAATTGATTGAATATCAACAGTTAAGCTACACCGAATTTGCGCGGGCGATCAATCATCCATCAGCTGTAGAACTGTACAACTGGAAAAACACCAGCCTTAAAGATTGCGTGTATGAATCGTACACCGTTTGTGCTAAAATTTACGACCAGACTAAGCCCGATTCAAAACTAAGTTATCGCTACAATTTCGATTGGGTTGATACCCTTAATCAGCAATTGTTAAAGGGAGGTGTAAGGTTGGCAAAAATGCTGAATGATATTTACGCGTAA
- a CDS encoding fumarate hydratase yields the protein MPISDKTFSDLKKLGLLARLRYLYILSIFGFILLLNSCSPRPNIQGKGEVFMQGVWNEDAVAFSNKLSNYTQHHFRITCDSIYIDFVTHSKLNLYEDSCYNNGIWKEYAKGVYAVRGDTLSIGATFTWANYKQKISGCYRIGRYEKSFLIKKKSADTLLLESLSDQRQMTLSLKEKITCVQKPL from the coding sequence ATGCCAATATCAGACAAAACATTTAGTGATTTGAAGAAACTCGGTCTACTCGCCAGATTAAGGTATCTGTATATTTTATCGATTTTTGGCTTTATATTACTGTTAAATTCTTGTTCGCCACGCCCCAACATCCAGGGCAAGGGCGAAGTGTTTATGCAAGGCGTTTGGAACGAAGATGCTGTAGCCTTTAGCAATAAATTGAGTAATTACACTCAGCACCATTTCAGAATTACATGCGATTCCATCTACATTGATTTCGTAACCCATAGCAAGCTGAACCTTTACGAAGACTCTTGCTACAATAACGGAATTTGGAAAGAATATGCCAAAGGTGTATATGCCGTGCGTGGCGATACCCTTTCTATTGGCGCAACCTTTACCTGGGCCAACTACAAACAAAAAATATCTGGCTGTTACCGCATTGGCAGGTACGAAAAGAGTTTCCTGATCAAGAAAAAATCAGCTGATACTTTACTTTTAGAAAGCTTGAGCGATCAGCGACAAATGACCCTTTCGCTTAAAGAAAAAATTACCTGTGTACAAAAACCACTATAA